A genomic region of Planktothrix serta PCC 8927 contains the following coding sequences:
- the psb35 gene encoding photosystem II assembly protein Psb35, with protein MASNTLWIPIAVLVVGFIAAVGIGSIAWYNSKRPPGWEDKERPDYIPKVNQEDEKN; from the coding sequence ATGGCGAGTAATACCCTCTGGATTCCAATTGCAGTGCTTGTTGTTGGATTTATTGCGGCGGTTGGTATTGGATCAATTGCTTGGTATAATTCCAAGCGTCCTCCCGGTTGGGAAGATAAAGAAAGACCGGATTATATTCCTAAAGTGAATCAAGAGGATGAGAAGAACTAA
- a CDS encoding LmeA family phospholipid-binding protein: protein MVQALFGSTSFQTQSGDRLVSKVVGAAIAALFKRSEKIEANVRAEPVAKLLQGSVDGFDFIGNGMLMYNGLRIAVMELYLQAVSIDFSAIFTGQVKLRQPTQASLRVVLTEEDLTDSFNTPFVVEKLQRLQYQGEPLTFTKTLMTVTPEKALRIQSGILVGNSEEPIQVDFTTQVEVQDRQKIRFVDVQYSGNQEEINLSQALVNHVNDLLDLDKFALDGTQLRVDRLRIQNNSVIFYGSAQINQFPKGKKS, encoded by the coding sequence ATGGTACAGGCTTTGTTTGGAAGCACTTCTTTTCAGACTCAAAGTGGCGATCGCCTCGTCAGCAAGGTTGTTGGGGCTGCGATCGCGGCTTTATTCAAGCGTTCTGAAAAAATTGAAGCCAACGTTCGGGCGGAACCTGTAGCCAAGCTATTGCAGGGAAGCGTCGATGGTTTTGATTTCATCGGAAACGGGATGCTGATGTACAATGGCCTCCGCATTGCAGTCATGGAACTCTATCTGCAAGCGGTGTCTATTGATTTCAGCGCCATTTTTACAGGTCAAGTGAAGTTACGACAACCCACTCAAGCGAGTTTGCGGGTTGTGTTAACAGAGGAAGACTTAACGGACTCTTTTAACACACCGTTTGTGGTCGAAAAACTTCAGCGCCTTCAATATCAGGGAGAGCCCTTAACGTTCACAAAAACCCTGATGACCGTTACTCCTGAAAAAGCCTTGAGAATTCAATCAGGAATTCTAGTTGGAAATTCAGAGGAACCCATCCAAGTTGATTTTACAACTCAGGTGGAGGTGCAAGACCGTCAAAAAATCCGATTTGTCGATGTTCAATATAGCGGAAATCAGGAGGAAATTAACCTGAGTCAAGCCCTAGTAAACCATGTTAATGATTTATTAGATCTGGACAAATTTGCCTTAGATGGAACTCAATTGCGGGTTGATCGACTGCGAATTCAAAACAATTCCGTGATCTTTTATGGGTCAGCCCAAATTAACCAATTTCCGAAAGGGAAAAAAAGCTAA
- a CDS encoding addiction module protein — protein sequence MRSIEQLTEELLSLPSASRALLAEKLAESLEFDTDPKIQAAWISEAHKRRNEIQSGAVQAIPGDEALAQVRMLLDP from the coding sequence ATGCGGTCAATTGAACAACTGACAGAAGAACTTTTATCTCTCCCTAGCGCCTCAAGAGCGCTTTTGGCAGAAAAACTCGCAGAAAGTTTAGAATTTGATACCGATCCAAAGATTCAAGCAGCTTGGATATCTGAGGCCCATAAACGACGGAACGAAATCCAAAGCGGTGCTGTGCAAGCAATTCCAGGGGATGAAGCCTTAGCTCAAGTGAGGATGTTGCTTGACCCATGA
- a CDS encoding pentapeptide repeat-containing protein, translated as MTQSPSLDLNAIRRGTIKDLSNVNLSGVDLSGANLAQVNLSGANLSGANLSGANLQGAQLRANLRGADLSGANLQGADFRNADLRGAILFDAEVTEASFTGAFLTGATCGNLDLSGIDLRGADLRGVNLSHGILYQADLRNTNLSGADLSQADLEEANLSGAVLRGTNLERANLLCAIVEQTLFLGVVLDGACIQGTALTKG; from the coding sequence ATGACTCAATCCCCATCTCTGGACTTAAATGCCATTAGGCGAGGAACGATTAAAGACCTGAGTAATGTTAATTTATCCGGCGTGGATTTATCCGGCGCTAATTTGGCTCAGGTGAATTTATCGGGCGCTAATTTATCGGGCGCTAATTTATCGGGTGCTAATTTACAAGGAGCACAACTCCGAGCTAATTTAAGAGGAGCCGATTTATCGGGGGCTAATTTACAAGGCGCCGACTTCAGAAATGCTGATTTACGAGGAGCAATTCTATTCGATGCTGAGGTGACAGAAGCAAGTTTTACAGGGGCATTTTTAACAGGCGCCACCTGTGGAAATTTAGATTTGAGTGGAATTGATTTAAGGGGGGCTGATTTACGCGGGGTGAATTTATCCCACGGCATTTTATATCAAGCGGATTTAAGAAATACTAATTTATCGGGGGCTGATTTATCTCAAGCCGATTTAGAAGAAGCTAATTTATCCGGTGCTGTCCTGCGAGGAACTAATTTAGAACGGGCTAATTTACTCTGCGCTATTGTTGAACAAACATTATTTTTAGGTGTGGTTTTAGATGGTGCTTGTATTCAAGGAACAGCGTTAACAAAGGGTTGA
- a CDS encoding DICT sensory domain-containing protein yields the protein MNPESTLNQLKASLSDGQLPSSYGVYFKNTLVALCHALEDHILQNSEATPDQQPLVLVTFQEGKWYLQEAERYFDIVQSCRHVVISAVADSGFTTHRTGQLENVSLINLDRSDSLVMEWNLIILAPSYTTMVLCHELMLDEYPANSKPTIDTERKFYGLWTFDQKLVRESARILIERFRPYNSELADRLSQQYQEIIATPYHQVPDLTGVVSRIVSYLQSSQQELITVNRQTRELWKLEGQAKRVSRNISANKLQAFLRMAQRVDERDHDNPCASLQVAALSETIGQILDLPTVTLRRLQLAGLLHRIGLTSAPDEVFTQPPEEMDDATQKFWSERALIGSRLLESMPELGIIRDVVAHQLEYWDGSGKPDGEKGEEINMKARILGLVVYFQDLTQPRGKRPALSSTEALEKCQELSGIRFDPTLVEALKTVVKLAEMGLMQLPQQPSQLPNVWLEEELSSKSKLSKESKV from the coding sequence ATGAATCCAGAATCCACGCTCAATCAGCTTAAAGCCTCCCTTTCTGATGGTCAACTGCCTTCTAGTTATGGTGTCTACTTCAAGAATACGCTAGTGGCGTTGTGTCATGCACTTGAAGATCACATTTTGCAAAATAGTGAGGCGACACCAGATCAACAACCTCTAGTGTTAGTAACATTTCAGGAGGGAAAATGGTATCTTCAAGAAGCCGAGCGCTATTTTGATATCGTTCAATCTTGTCGCCATGTTGTGATTAGTGCCGTTGCGGATAGTGGATTTACAACCCATCGCACCGGACAATTAGAGAATGTTTCTTTAATTAATTTAGACCGTTCTGATAGTTTGGTAATGGAGTGGAATTTAATTATCCTGGCTCCGAGTTATACGACAATGGTATTGTGTCATGAATTGATGCTGGATGAATATCCTGCCAATAGCAAACCAACAATTGATACAGAACGCAAATTTTATGGATTATGGACATTTGATCAAAAGTTAGTTCGGGAATCTGCTAGGATTTTGATTGAGCGTTTTCGACCCTATAATTCTGAATTAGCAGATCGTTTATCGCAACAATATCAAGAAATTATAGCGACACCGTATCATCAAGTTCCTGATTTAACTGGGGTTGTTTCTCGGATTGTGAGTTATTTACAATCTTCTCAACAAGAATTAATTACAGTCAATCGTCAAACCCGTGAATTGTGGAAATTAGAAGGGCAAGCTAAACGAGTCAGCCGTAATATTAGTGCGAATAAATTACAAGCGTTTTTAAGAATGGCGCAACGGGTCGATGAACGGGATCACGATAACCCCTGTGCCTCCTTACAAGTGGCGGCTTTATCTGAAACTATTGGACAAATTTTAGATTTGCCTACGGTAACGTTAAGACGGTTACAATTAGCGGGATTATTACATCGAATTGGGTTAACATCTGCACCCGATGAAGTGTTTACCCAACCTCCAGAAGAAATGGATGATGCGACTCAAAAGTTTTGGTCAGAACGGGCTTTAATTGGATCAAGATTATTAGAATCTATGCCAGAATTAGGAATCATTCGGGATGTAGTCGCTCATCAGTTAGAATATTGGGATGGCAGTGGTAAACCCGATGGAGAAAAAGGGGAAGAAATTAATATGAAAGCCCGAATTTTAGGGCTAGTTGTCTATTTTCAAGACTTAACTCAACCCAGAGGAAAACGTCCGGCTTTAAGTTCAACAGAGGCCTTAGAAAAATGTCAGGAGTTAAGTGGAATACGGTTTGATCCGACCTTAGTTGAAGCCTTAAAAACCGTTGTAAAATTAGCAGAAATGGGGTTAATGCAGTTACCCCAACAACCGAGTCAATTACCCAATGTCTGGCTAGAAGAAGAGTTAAGTTCTAAATCCAAACTGTCAAAAGAATCCAAAGTTTAA
- a CDS encoding RNA-guided endonuclease InsQ/TnpB family protein: protein MLKATKVRLYPTPEQELALAKSFGCARWYWNYALNTCIQHYQETGKSLKLTSYKGMLPQLKKEYPWLKEDCYSSVLQCVAINLDRAYKNFFEGRAKFPNFKSKHHKQSIQYPQSVTVNGEHLKIPKIGEIKAVFHREVTGKIKTVTISKTSTDKYFASILCEVEGTDVKQSGDQIIGIDLGLKDFVITHNGENATKYANPKHLYRHQKNLARKQKKLSQKTQGSFSREKFRKTVAKVHEKIANSRQDFLHKLSRKLVNESQVIVVENLNVKGMVKNRKLSKAISDVGWGKFVNFIDYKLKQKNSELVEIDRFFPSSKTCSSCGYVLDELSLDIRGWACPNCHTHHDRDINAALNIRNEGIRILTEGGGNPVFADGGCVRPDNRKVKGHRSVNSLILHRTD from the coding sequence GTGCTGAAGGCAACAAAAGTCAGGCTCTATCCAACACCCGAACAGGAATTAGCATTAGCTAAATCATTTGGTTGTGCAAGGTGGTATTGGAATTATGCCTTAAATACCTGTATTCAGCACTATCAAGAAACTGGCAAAAGTTTAAAATTAACATCTTATAAAGGAATGCTCCCTCAACTCAAGAAAGAATATCCTTGGCTCAAAGAAGATTGCTACTCATCGGTTCTTCAATGTGTAGCTATAAACTTAGATAGAGCCTACAAAAATTTTTTTGAGGGACGAGCTAAATTTCCCAATTTTAAATCTAAACATCACAAGCAATCAATTCAGTATCCCCAAAGTGTTACTGTTAACGGTGAACACCTAAAAATTCCTAAAATTGGTGAAATCAAAGCGGTATTTCACCGAGAAGTTACGGGGAAGATTAAAACGGTAACAATCTCAAAAACTTCGACTGATAAATATTTTGCTTCAATTTTATGTGAAGTTGAAGGAACTGATGTTAAACAGTCGGGAGATCAGATTATTGGAATTGATCTGGGGTTAAAAGATTTCGTAATTACTCATAATGGAGAAAATGCAACTAAATATGCTAACCCCAAACATTTATATCGTCACCAGAAAAATTTAGCTCGAAAACAGAAAAAACTCTCTCAAAAAACTCAAGGTAGTTTTTCGAGAGAGAAGTTTAGAAAAACTGTAGCTAAGGTTCATGAGAAAATCGCCAATTCCCGCCAAGATTTCTTGCATAAATTATCAAGAAAATTGGTAAACGAAAGTCAAGTGATTGTCGTTGAAAACCTCAACGTCAAGGGAATGGTTAAAAACCGGAAGCTATCAAAAGCTATATCTGATGTGGGATGGGGAAAATTTGTCAACTTTATTGATTACAAGTTGAAGCAAAAAAATAGTGAACTTGTAGAAATTGATCGCTTTTTTCCTAGTTCCAAAACTTGTTCGAGTTGCGGTTATGTCCTAGATGAATTATCTCTGGATATTAGAGGATGGGCTTGTCCAAATTGCCATACTCACCATGACCGCGACATAAACGCTGCACTTAACATCAGGAATGAAGGAATCAGAATATTAACTGAAGGCGGAGGGAACCCCGTCTTTGCCGATGGAGGCTGTGTAAGACCAGATAACCGCAAGGTGAAAGGGCATCGGTCTGTGAATTCGCTGATCCTGCACCGAACCGATTAG
- a CDS encoding calcium-binding protein: MTTQPNFSSPSTRQPVGMATDSTTSLVGVNIITITNEDVNRNGEYIGTTGPDYIEVSPFLAPFEFIIYGLEDQDTLSGGAGDDSLFGGKGNDSLIGLNGNDIIQGNLDADYINGGNGDDSVYGGQGNDTLLGSAGNDSLAGDKGVNQLTGGFGFDHFAVRSIPSENTGSLSDFIPDNADVITDFTPGEDVVVVSGVPSFAQLSLISITPEAVRGLFPSIERNLGGGTLIEVEATGQIIGFLENIQPQQLLTSSFLFFPTSLG; encoded by the coding sequence ATGACGACGCAACCCAATTTTTCATCCCCATCTACCCGTCAACCTGTAGGAATGGCCACAGATAGTACAACTTCCTTAGTAGGAGTTAATATCATCACAATTACGAATGAAGATGTCAATAGGAACGGTGAATATATTGGGACAACTGGCCCTGATTATATTGAAGTTTCTCCTTTTTTGGCTCCCTTTGAGTTTATAATTTATGGTTTAGAAGATCAAGATACCCTATCTGGAGGTGCAGGAGATGATAGTTTATTTGGGGGGAAAGGAAATGATAGTTTAATCGGTTTAAATGGGAATGATATTATCCAAGGAAATTTAGATGCAGATTATATTAATGGGGGAAATGGAGATGATTCTGTTTATGGAGGACAGGGAAATGATACCCTTCTAGGTTCAGCCGGAAATGATTCTCTCGCTGGGGATAAAGGCGTAAATCAGTTAACAGGAGGATTTGGATTTGATCACTTTGCAGTTCGTTCTATTCCTTCGGAAAATACGGGTTCACTATCGGATTTTATTCCCGATAATGCGGATGTGATTACAGATTTTACCCCTGGAGAAGATGTGGTTGTCGTCAGTGGGGTTCCTTCCTTTGCTCAATTGAGTTTAATTTCAATTACCCCGGAAGCAGTAAGAGGATTATTTCCCAGTATTGAGCGTAATCTCGGCGGGGGAACCTTAATTGAAGTTGAAGCCACAGGTCAAATTATTGGGTTTTTGGAAAATATTCAACCGCAACAATTATTAACCTCTTCCTTCCTATTTTTCCCCACTTCTTTAGGTTAG